The sequence CTATGCGTTGTTGGGGCAGCAGATGCTAAACTATGCTTCACAGGTGGCGCGACTGGCAAGTTTGGCTTAATCTGACTAGCTTCATGAATGGTGCCTTCGGGGAAACCCATAAAAGGATGCATTTGTTGCTTTCGAGAATGAGGAATAGGCCTCATAGTTGCCGGCTTCAATTTAGACTTGAAGGATGGAAATGAGGAAGGCCCTTCCATAAGGTGTTTCTTGTCTTCTAAAACTCCATTTGCACCAATCAcgtttggttttgattctgaACCAACCTTGGTTCTGCCTTTCGTAAGGGAGGCAGACCATCTCGGTAGATGGAAATATGGACCATTTTCAGTAGCTAAATCTTTACGCTGATTtgtgcaaaagaaaagaaggcgGTCTGCATCTTGCCTCTCGAATGAAGCGACAGGAGTACCGTTTATACAACCAATTCCAAGCGTTACTAAGCTTCTATATGATATTTCTGGTGCTAGATGCTTCAGAACCTAAATAGCGAAAAACAAATGTTCAGTCTAAGATGAATACGCATTCATATCAAACGACTCGAAGCCCAGAAAATTTTATAAGGCTGCAAATATGATGGTAAAATTAAGAGACGCACATCATGGGATTTTAATCAGTGCATATCTCCTGTGACCAATGTAGTACACCAACCTGTGCTGCCCACTTAGGAAGGGtaatccaaacttcaaatgtAGAAGCCCCACACGCTGTGGACATGGAGGTTAAAGGCTCACTTGATGATACCTTATCCTCACTATTTGAGAAAGTATGAACTAGCTGGCTCTTCTCAATAATTTCATTTTTTATGTGACTCTCTAGAAGCTGCACAAACAGGTGAACGATTTCCTCATTATATGACTTTTGCAGAAAGATAAGAGTCCAAGTTCTCAGAAATATGTACCTGATCATCAAAACAAGTCTGTGCACTACCAGAAACAAGGAGCGACACATGAGAAGAACTGCAAGTACTGACATCACAACGCATTGTAACCATCCCACGTGGTACCGACGCAGCTTCAAGAGGTGGTGGAGAAGCACTGCCAGATGGGAAGAACACTAAGTCAACCATCTATGACAATGATACATTGGCAGTTGCAAAGAAAGCTGTAGATAACAATCCTTCTTAATATGATGACGGGTCAATATTGAGGCATTTTTGACATGAACAAGTGCAAGGCAGATAGTACATATGTGATGTTTTACGAATTGAGGCTCACTCGAATATTCGATGccgcaaccccccccccccccacccaacCACCACCACACACACAAATGATGAGAAACCATTTTTTCCTCATTTTTGCATGAATTGAGAAGGCTAAAATATACATAAACTGGAATGAGCATGAACTACTGACATAACTGTGCAAGACGATCAAACTTGCCAAATTGAGTCATCGACACTACAAAGGTAAAACATGCAGCAAGTAAAGATACCTGACTCGGTTCTGCAGTTTGCTCCCACGAATctgcaaaaaaataaatcaaccATTACATCAGCTCTAACACTGCGCAAATAGAAAAATCAATAGTAGTATAAAAGTTTCATAAATAAGAAGTAGCTAAACGCCATGGAACATCTTATATATTGTCTTATGTGTCAGCATCCTTTAAAACAATATTAAAGGATGGATCACTTAGCTTCCAGATTTTACCAAATTCCATGATATCTAGATATCTAAAATAAGAAACAGCGCATTCTCCAAATGATGTCCTATAATTTTCATTAAGAGATCACGAAGTGAAGCTGCTTATCTTGTATTTCGAATATGCAATATGTCTTGGTGTTACACATCACCggtggattttgttttaggatccTTACTAAAATTATGTTCATGCAAATTAGTGAATATTAAAACAAGAGCATAACTGCGATATTTTACCATATGACTGAGCTACTGTTATATACACCAACAAACCAAAACAGTTTAGATAATGTCTAGTAAGATCGTGATTTCCTAAACCGAGAGTCCATGGAGTGTATCTCAAAACAACAGATATGGTTGGAGAATCATCTGTttcagacccccccccccccaaaaaaaaaacactgtaGAGAATTCATGTCCGTATATATAATGATACGCAGttctcctgcgtgttcgagaaaaaaaaaattcatgtccGTACTTCAATATTCAGAAGTGCATTCAGACCGTCTTCCAAAGAGCCCAATAAACAAGGGTCCTGCAGGAGAGACAAGAATACAACCCTTATTTTGCATCGGATAACAAAGTACATAATATTTGGAAatacatattaaaaaaacttgCCAGGGTGCATGGAACTCCACAGAGAAGAAATTTCATGTTGATTTCttcatcatatatttttatagctGGGAACGCTTCAGAAGAACCTTCTTCGGCCATCTCATTCTCTGGTGggcatatatttatttttggagCATCCCCCAGTAGACGAGGCCCAAGCTTAACACTTTGCACATGATTGTTTCTCACACAATATAGCCGGAAGGATGCATGAGCAAGCTGAAAAGCATCCCATGTATGGCTCACCGAACTACATCCAAACATAAGAAAATTATTAGATAACATTTCTATTTGAAGATAATATAAGGTGGGGAAAGGAAACCAATACCTTTGAATCACTGACATCAATGCATGGCGAAAATGAGATGCCGCGTAAGATGAAAACGAATTTCTCCAGTATATTACGTACGGAATTCCCTGAAATGAAATAGCATCAACATTAATGAAATTCCGGACACAACAAAATTGATTCACTTTAAAGAATATAAATTAATCACAGATGGTACTTAACTACAGATATACAAGAATATAAGAATGAAAAACATGGCATtgcaaatttgtaaaaataagcTGCCAGCGATTTGGCATTGCTCCAGagcaaaagcaaaagaaaactgaagaaactacaaaaaaaaaatctagatacTTTTTATGCAGCAATCTCCATGAAGGCATGAAGTGTACTCCAAGATGCGGACAATTAATGCTTTAGTTGCTCAAGAGATACAAAAATTGTACAGGGAAGCTGTCTACCTTTGAATGAACTGCTTGGGCAAGTTTTTCACCAATAGGAACTTCCAGATAAACCTGTGTTTAACATCCGGAAAGTATGTTATCAGCAACCATAAAAATCTGAAGCAAACTTTATAGAATCTGAGATAGTTACTGTATTAGGCCACGTGAATCCAATGCAATCTGGAAAGTTATCTGTTTATGAGAATAACTCAACCAAGTTGGATGGCAACCCATGCAGTGATATGGAGAAGACACTAGAACATCAATGAGGTTACACGAAGGCTATGCTTTATTTTCGTGAACTAAATGAAACTACATTTATATTGCTGGATACATGGCATAGCCAGATTCTATTTTCTGTATTGCATTATTCAGAACTGGATTTAACACTAGGGTACCCAATATACTCAAGTAGTGGTGACAAGGGTAGTGTAAGACAAGACAATTTGCCTCCTTTCTCAAGTAACAGGCAATTGTTGCAAAATGCAAAATCATCAAGCAAACAAACTGGAACGACTGCTGCAGGTTCATACAGCAGAATTCAAAACATCATTATTGCACTATGCTACTAATAAGTTATCTCAAAAACTCAAGCGCATGCTCCAGCTAGGACCTGATGCGGTCAGATATCAGGTCCTGGTGACTGCCATTCCATTACAGCTAATTGCATAGCACTACAAACTGCTGTCACCATTTGACTAACAAGTAATAACATTTTAACACACTTGAGAAAACTTTGGAGCTCACAATCGTGGGGAATGGTGGGCTGATGAGAGAGCTAAAGGCCTGCGGGTCAGACACATCTGCATCGCCCCACACAAGTGAACCGATCTCCTTCTCATCCTCGAGCTGCTGCCCCTGGATGTACAAGAAATTGGGCTGTACCACCCGCTGCGCCTCTAGGAACTGCTCCGGTGTAGGATTGAACAGTGTGTGCACCTGCATTCAAAAGCCCCCTCATTCAGGTTAGACACAGAAGAAAAACCATCACCACACTCAAGCGAGAACACCAACTGACCTCCAATCTCCCAGCCGAGCTGAGCTCCGGGAACGGGTACGACGGACGCAGCCGCTTTGCCTCTGGCCCGGCCCTCGCCGGCACACGCTTATCAGCATGCTTCCCACAGAGCACCGCGAGGAGCACACAGTTGTTCCGCGAGAAGCTCTGGATTTGAGACATGACTGGCTGGTCGGAGCCCCGCCAGCGGCCAAGCAGAAAACGCCCCTCCTCTCCAAATCTACCTCACACCTTCATGAAGCCGGCCCGGCGACACCAAGACCGGATCAGAAATCCCCCAAAATCGAACCAAATCCGCAGTGAAAACCCGCAAATCTGAGCGGGCAACCTTACCAAGACGTGATTTTGCGGCCGAATCGGCGGCGGGGCAGCTCAAACGGCGCCGGACTcggaggggaaggggaggaTTCAATCCGGGgcaaaggggaaaaagaagaGTGAAGTGCGCGAGAACACACGGCGCCTAGCCAGCCCTAAACGATTTGCGGGAATAGCTACAACAACGCAAAGGGAAATCCCACTG is a genomic window of Phragmites australis chromosome 17, lpPhrAust1.1, whole genome shotgun sequence containing:
- the LOC133896654 gene encoding AT-rich interactive domain-containing protein 4-like; its protein translation is MSQIQSFSRNNCVLLAVLCGKHADKRVPARAGPEAKRLRPSYPFPELSSAGRLEVHTLFNPTPEQFLEAQRVVQPNFLYIQGQQLEDEKEIGSLVWGDADVSDPQAFSSLISPPFPTIVYLEVPIGEKLAQAVHSKGIPYVIYWRNSFSSYAASHFRHALMSVIQSSVSHTWDAFQLAHASFRLYCVRNNHVQSVKLGPRLLGDAPKINICPPENEMAEEGSSEAFPAIKIYDEEINMKFLLCGVPCTLDPCLLGSLEDGLNALLNIEIRGSKLQNRVSASPPPLEAASVPRGMVTMRCDVSTCSSSHVSLLVSGSAQTCFDDQLLESHIKNEIIEKSQLVHTFSNSEDKVSSSEPLTSMSTACGASTFEVWITLPKWAAQVLKHLAPEISYRSLVTLGIGCINGTPVASFERQDADRLLFFCTNQRKDLATENGPYFHLPRWSASLTKGRTKVGSESKPNVIGANGVLEDKKHLMEGPSSFPSFKSKLKPATMRPIPHSRKQQMHPFMGFPEGTIHEASQIKPNLPVAPPVKHSLASAAPTTHRKSTSGPSHMQSVIQLNPLPMKKHGCDRLPIQMCSEEDFLKDVMQFLIQRGHNRLVPHGGLAEFPDAVLNAKRLDLYNLYKEVVSRGGFYVGNGINWKGQVFSKMRNHTVTNRMTGVGNTLKRHYETYLLEYELAHDDVDGECCLLCHSSAPGDWVNCGLCGEWAHFGCDRRQGLGTFKDYAKTDGLEYICPHCSLANYKKKPPQPPKVANGFANTVSVSRNA